The Methanocella sp. genomic interval CGCTAAAATGGATGCCGTAATCGTTTGTATCGGCGACGAGCTGCTATCGGGAGATATAGCCGACCTGAACTCGACATGGCTGGCAAAAAACCTCACGGAGCTGGGCACCCTGGTGAAGAGGATCGAGGTCATACCGGACGATATCGCCGTCATCGTTCAGGCGCTGAAGGATATTGAGGCGGATAAGGTCATCGTGACCGGAGGCCTGGGCCCCACCCACGATGACGTGACACGGGTAGCCGTCGCCAGCGCCTTTAACCGGAGGCTCATCCGGGACCCGGAGGCCGTTAAGGTGGTCGAAGCTTCTGCCGCCCGGCATAACAGGAAACCTTTGCCCCAATCCTATAACATGGCGGACATACCCGATAATGTCGTGGTCATACCGAACCCCGTGGGCGCTGCTCCCGGCTTCATCGTGGACGGCCGTGTGTATGCCTTCCCCGGCGTGCCTTCCGAGATGAAGGCCATGTTCGAGCTGGTAAAGGACCATTTCCACGGGCCGAAGCTCATGGTCGACTGGATCATCACGGAGAAGCCTGAGTCCGCCATCGTGGCCGACCTGAACGAGGCCGTGAAGCGGTTCCCCAGAGTGATATTCGGCTCCTACCCGTCCGACGTTGTCAGGATAAAGATGAAGTCCTATGACGGGGGCGAGCTCCAGGCGGCAAAGGAATGGCTCTCGAAGCGCGTCCTATGATTTTTTATCTTTTTCAGGTTAAAGAAAAAGTTATATCGGGCATACGCTGTATTCAACTATAATTCTCATCGAAGGTCTTTTATGAGTATCAGGGAAAGCGCTATGATCGCGGTCCGGGACTGTATGGGCGTGAAGGCCGGGGAAAAAGTCCTGATAGTCTGCGATACCGAGAGAGATTTCATCGGGGTACCGATGTACGAGGCCGCCATGGAGCTGGGCGCCGAGTCTATATACATGGAAATGAAGCCCCGCACACGCAGCGGGGAGGAGCCGCCCGAAGTTATCGCCGACGCAATGCTGCATTCGGACGTGGTCATCGCGCCAACGGTCTTTTCACTGACACATACGCAGGCCCGTAAAAAAGCCTGCCAGAACGGCGCCCGCATAGCCACGATCCCGCTGACCGAGGGCACGAAGGAGCTCATCACCGAGATGTTCTCCACCGGCGGCATGACCGCCGACTATTTCCGGATGAGGGACTGCATCGAGCAGCTTTTTAAGCGGCAGCAGGGCACGAAGACGGCCCGTATCACTACGGAGCTTGGTACCGATGTACACGTTGAATTCGCGGGCCGGGAGTGGCATATGGATACAGGCCTGGCGCTGAACCCCGGCGATTTCACCAACCTGCCAGGCGGCGAGCTTTTCATCGCCCCGACGAGCGCGAACGGCCGGCTCGTGGTCGACGGCACTTTTGGCGACTGGGGCCTGCTCGACACGCCCCTCGAACTAACCATAAAGGACGGTGCATGCGTGGGCGCCATGGGCGCCCACGCGGATGACCTGCTGGCGCTGTTTAAAGAGCTCGGGCCCGATGCGCGCCACGTCGCCGAGCTCGGCATCGGCATGAACCCGAAGGCCAGGCTGTGGGGAATTTTGCTGGAAGACGAAAAAGTGGGCAATACGATACACATGGCGCTGGGCAACGACAGCGGCTTCGGCGGCACGTGCACCGTATCCATGCACTGTGATGGCATCGTGACGCACCCGACCGTCTACATCGACGGCAAAAAGCTTAATATCCCGGAGTACCTGTGAGGCGTTAATATGCCCTCGAACCATTATTTCGACGATCCATACAAAAAGGAATTCCAGGCAAAGGTCCTTTCCGTGGACGGCGATAAGGTCGTCCTCGAGGACACGTACTTCTTTCCGAGAGGCGGCGGCCAGACCGGGGATACGGGCACTATCGGCGGCGTAAAGGTTGTCGATACATTCGCTGAGAATGGCCGCATCATCCACGTCATGGAAAGCGTTCCCTCGTTTAAGGCGGGCGATACAGTCCAGTGCGAGATCGACTGGGAAAAGAGGTACAGGAAGATGCGCTTGCATTCCGCCTCCCACATCGTCTATTATCTTATGAGGGATGTGTTCGGCGACGGCTGCACGATAGCGTCCTCGGGCCTGCTGGACGAGAATAAGGAGCGGTCCGATTATTTATTCGAGGCCCCGCTGAATAAGGTGAAGCTGAAAGAGGTCGAGGACCGGGCGAACGCGCTCATCGCCGAAGGCTGGGATATCCGGACGTACCGGGACCCGATGGACCCTAACGTGCTCCACTGGGAGATGGAGCCCTGGAAGATGGACTGCTGCGGCACTCACCCGAAGAATTCGAAGGAGATCGGCCACATCACCATATCAAGGGGTAAAAAGCCGGGAAAAGGTCGCGAGCGCATCGAGATTTCCTTGAGCGGATAGGAAAACCATCTAATGCGATAACTATATTACATCATTAGTCAGTAAGCCTTTAACGGCACAACCTTTAAATCGTTTCAGAGCATTTTGTAAATAAGTAGTTACAAATAATAATTTATAAAAAAATCTAATAAAAGTCTATACAAATAAAATGCGGGTAGGATTATGGAGAAGAATGAATTCGAAATATTAAAAACGCTCTCTTATGCTGGTTCGATGGATGTGCTTTTTACCGTAACAAAGGGTAAGACCAAGTTCACCGATATCATGTTTGAGACCAAGCTGAACCCCGGCATATTGAATCGTCTCCTGAAAGCGCTCATGGCTTCGGATGTTCTGGAGAAAGATTCAGATGGCTATCACCTGTCGAACAAGGGCGCCCGGATCGTCTCCTATACGCTGGAGATCCTGGCCTTAGAGGGCGAAAAAGACAGCCATAAGGATATCAAGGAGATCTTATCCGCAAAGACCGGACAAAAAATAAAAGCGTAATTTTTTTTATCGAGAAGGAGGTGCCTAGCCCTCCTTCCTTATGAGCAGATAGGCTGCGGCAAGCAGACATATCAGCCCGATCAGGCCGGCAAAGCCAGGCGACCTGGCAGTGGTCGGCAAAGGCGTCGCGGTCGGCCCCACGAACAGGCTGGCTTTATACGTATCCACCATCACGCCGTTATCGTATGCGTCATACCCGACATCGACGATCTGGTTATTCTGTGTAATGATAGATGGCGTCAGGACCATCTTGGTCGAGTTGGCCTCGATAGGCACGCTGACGCTATTGGACGTATCACCGATCCAGGCCGTGATCGTTACGGGCTCATCGCCAGTGTTCGAAACGATGATCGTCTCGTGATCCGTATCCCACTGCGGGGAAGAGAATATCTTCCGCGGCGAAGGGGTCGGAGTGGCTGGCGTCGCGGTCGGCGCGGGTGTCGGAGTAAAGGTCGGAGTGGCAGTCACGTAAGAGCTCGAGCTCTGGCTCGATGCGGGCTTTGGCGTTGCGGTAGGTGTCGGCGTTGGAGTCGGCGTTGGAGTCGCCGTTGGGGTCGGAGTAGCTGTCGCGTTCGGGTCCGGTGTAGGGGTCGGTGTCGGTGTCGCTACCGCCTTTAGCTCAAGGGCGCTCAATCCCTGGGGTGACGATGGCGCCGATGTGACCCCGCTCAGGTCGACATTGTCCGAAGCCTTGTATGTAACGCCATCCGCCGTGTACGTGGCAGTTATGGGGTAATCTTTTCCGATCGGCAGGGAGAATGAGTAAAAGCCTTGATAGATCGAGGTCGAAGTCGTCGCCGTGTTACCGTTACAGGTGACCGTGGCCCCATTTACCGGCTCCCCGTTCAGCACGACCTGCCCGTAAACTGTTTCCGTTGCCGTTGTGGAAAGGGCTACCGGTAAGGCTATTAATGCCACGAGCGCCATGACCGCAAGCATGCAGGATAGTAATTTGAGGGTTCTGATATTAAGCATAGACTCACCTAATCGTTAAATAATATATAAACATATAATTATAATAATAACGTTTGAATTCTATCTGGCTAAAAGCCTAATAATTGTGGAATTAGCGATTTTATATGGCCTATATCGATATGCATGTGCATGGACTAATGGGGGAAAAACCTATTAGTTCTCGGGTATAATTGAAAGAGGTTCAAATGAGCGCGAGCAGGCCTTACGTGACGCTGATATCCGAGATGACCGTCGACGGCAAGCTGACCCTGAAGCGGGGGCTTTCGAGCAAGATCATCATGGGGCTCATGGATATGGAGAGCCAGAGATTTTTACATAAAAAGCGCACCGAGTTCGACGCCATCATGGTGGGCAGCAACACGATCAAGATCGATAACTCGATATTAACGAACCGTCTCGTAGAAGGCAGAAGCCCCGTCCGCGTGATCCCGTGCTCGGACGCTTCCATCCCGCCCGAGTCCAATGTCCTCAATCACGACGCGCCGACCATCGTGGTCGTATCGAGCAAGGCCGACGTAAATAAGGTACAGGCCATCCGGGAGAAAGGCGCGGACGTCATGGTCTGTGGCGACTCGCACGTCGATCTCGACCTGATGATGGAAGGGCTCGTAAAAAAAGGCATCAAGCGCCTCATGGTCGAAGGCGGGCCGACGCTCATCTGGCTGCTCATCAAAAAACAAATGATAGACCATATCATCCTCATCCAGATACCATATATCATCGGCGGCGACAGCACCCCGTCCCTTGTCGGAGGGCCGGGCGTGGACTCCATCGATCAGGTCGTCGGCACGGAGCTGACCGGCTTTTATAAAGTAGGAAACCACCTCATCACGGAGTACGACGTCATCTATAGCCCGAACGGAAAATAAGACTTTACTTTTTCATGTGCTGTTCCACGTACTGGACCATGTCGGCCAGCTTGAACGGCTTTTTCAGCGAGCCCGAGTAGAGCGCCATGTCGATCTCCTCGCCGAACGCGTCCGTGCCCGTCATCGTTATGATACAAGCCGCCTTTCCCTCCGGGGTCGCCTTGAGTTTTCGGGCCACGTCGTTGCCGGTCATATCCGGAAGCCGGTGGTCTAGCAATACGATATCGGGCTGGAACTCTAGAAAAGCGCTGATGCCGGCGTTGCCGTTCTCGGCGGTCCTGACTTCAAGGCCTTTGCCTTTCAGGGCAATGCTGATGAGACCGCAAATATCGATATCGTCGTCGACTACCAGGACCTTGCTCCCCATGATCATACCCGCATGTTATGATATTGAATGGAGCTATTTTATTTATGCTTTGTGTCGGGAACGGAAAGAGCAACGCCTTTATTTTTGGCGAATCGAAAACATATTAAAGCAAAAACGTTATGGATTAACAG includes:
- a CDS encoding RibD family protein; protein product: MSASRPYVTLISEMTVDGKLTLKRGLSSKIIMGLMDMESQRFLHKKRTEFDAIMVGSNTIKIDNSILTNRLVEGRSPVRVIPCSDASIPPESNVLNHDAPTIVVVSSKADVNKVQAIREKGADVMVCGDSHVDLDLMMEGLVKKGIKRLMVEGGPTLIWLLIKKQMIDHIILIQIPYIIGGDSTPSLVGGPGVDSIDQVVGTELTGFYKVGNHLITEYDVIYSPNGK
- a CDS encoding competence/damage-inducible protein A; its protein translation is MDAVIVCIGDELLSGDIADLNSTWLAKNLTELGTLVKRIEVIPDDIAVIVQALKDIEADKVIVTGGLGPTHDDVTRVAVASAFNRRLIRDPEAVKVVEASAARHNRKPLPQSYNMADIPDNVVVIPNPVGAAPGFIVDGRVYAFPGVPSEMKAMFELVKDHFHGPKLMVDWIITEKPESAIVADLNEAVKRFPRVIFGSYPSDVVRIKMKSYDGGELQAAKEWLSKRVL
- a CDS encoding aminopeptidase, with protein sequence MSIRESAMIAVRDCMGVKAGEKVLIVCDTERDFIGVPMYEAAMELGAESIYMEMKPRTRSGEEPPEVIADAMLHSDVVIAPTVFSLTHTQARKKACQNGARIATIPLTEGTKELITEMFSTGGMTADYFRMRDCIEQLFKRQQGTKTARITTELGTDVHVEFAGREWHMDTGLALNPGDFTNLPGGELFIAPTSANGRLVVDGTFGDWGLLDTPLELTIKDGACVGAMGAHADDLLALFKELGPDARHVAELGIGMNPKARLWGILLEDEKVGNTIHMALGNDSGFGGTCTVSMHCDGIVTHPTVYIDGKKLNIPEYL
- a CDS encoding response regulator translates to MIMGSKVLVVDDDIDICGLISIALKGKGLEVRTAENGNAGISAFLEFQPDIVLLDHRLPDMTGNDVARKLKATPEGKAACIITMTGTDAFGEEIDMALYSGSLKKPFKLADMVQYVEQHMKK
- a CDS encoding alanyl-tRNA editing protein, with translation MPSNHYFDDPYKKEFQAKVLSVDGDKVVLEDTYFFPRGGGQTGDTGTIGGVKVVDTFAENGRIIHVMESVPSFKAGDTVQCEIDWEKRYRKMRLHSASHIVYYLMRDVFGDGCTIASSGLLDENKERSDYLFEAPLNKVKLKEVEDRANALIAEGWDIRTYRDPMDPNVLHWEMEPWKMDCCGTHPKNSKEIGHITISRGKKPGKGRERIEISLSG
- a CDS encoding winged helix-turn-helix domain-containing protein, whose protein sequence is MEKNEFEILKTLSYAGSMDVLFTVTKGKTKFTDIMFETKLNPGILNRLLKALMASDVLEKDSDGYHLSNKGARIVSYTLEILALEGEKDSHKDIKEILSAKTGQKIKA